In Crateriforma spongiae, the following proteins share a genomic window:
- a CDS encoding glycosyltransferase family 2 protein, which translates to MRASCLINSHNYVRYVGQAVRSALEQTIPFHEIIVVDDGSTDGSLEALRREFAGQGTVEILGKRQAGQLSCFHHGCPLITGDVVFFLDADDIFDPDLVDRCGAIYRQRPDVNFLSVGFREIGNVRNVKRRVKPTRDRGLSALASVFNRSWIGNPTSCLSMKTDLLRKILPYPHEDDWVTRADDVLVFGASLAGGHKYHLDMPLVNYRIHDQNHHARKRFDAAQKLVHALKLNRLIAHYIDRMGYDVPSLGYLLPREFRTIEKPTLRELVSYAKMSSRARVPLHVRLEQYLLMSIHYAQQVRAPKTDPDAVIQPVGSADPLSADPSVPPGIAKPARTQANRSGDERPQRRAA; encoded by the coding sequence ATGAGAGCCAGCTGTCTGATCAACAGCCACAACTACGTTCGTTATGTCGGACAGGCGGTGCGGAGTGCCCTGGAGCAGACGATCCCGTTCCACGAGATTATCGTGGTCGACGACGGATCGACCGACGGGTCCCTGGAAGCCCTGAGACGCGAGTTTGCCGGTCAGGGGACGGTCGAGATTTTGGGCAAGCGACAGGCGGGGCAGCTGTCTTGCTTTCATCACGGTTGTCCGCTGATCACGGGCGATGTTGTGTTCTTTCTGGACGCCGACGACATCTTTGATCCCGATCTGGTCGATCGATGTGGAGCCATCTATCGGCAACGCCCCGACGTCAACTTTTTAAGCGTCGGCTTCCGTGAAATCGGAAACGTCCGCAATGTGAAACGTCGTGTGAAACCGACCCGCGATCGAGGGCTAAGTGCACTCGCATCCGTCTTCAACCGGTCGTGGATCGGCAACCCGACATCCTGTTTGTCAATGAAGACGGATTTGTTGCGAAAGATCCTGCCCTATCCGCACGAAGACGACTGGGTGACTCGTGCCGACGACGTCTTGGTGTTCGGTGCTTCCTTGGCCGGCGGTCACAAGTATCACTTGGACATGCCGCTGGTGAACTATCGGATTCACGACCAGAATCACCATGCGCGGAAACGATTCGACGCCGCTCAAAAACTGGTTCACGCGCTGAAGCTGAATCGATTGATCGCCCACTACATCGATCGCATGGGGTACGACGTGCCGTCGTTGGGGTACCTGTTGCCCAGAGAGTTTCGCACGATCGAAAAGCCGACGCTGCGGGAATTGGTCAGCTATGCCAAGATGTCCTCCCGCGCACGAGTGCCTCTGCATGTGCGACTGGAACAGTACCTGTTGATGTCAATCCACTATGCCCAACAGGTCCGCGCCCCCAAGACGGATCCCGATGCGGTCATTCAGCCCGTCGGATCGGCCGACCCGTTGTCGGCCGACCCGTCCGTACCGCCAGGAATTGCAAAGCCGGCCAGGACCCAGGCGAATCGCTCTGGGGACGAGCGGCCACAGCGACGTGCCGCCTGA
- a CDS encoding DUF4347 domain-containing protein, giving the protein MPRRSRRQSFRPGSGPSRWSLASLEPRLMLAADAGVAAAAPISGSVAVETVANKVDATSRSSCEHLVLIDSEITDLSQWESALPETAEIAVLQPGADPIDQISQILSQRRDIRSLHVISHGSVGQVRLAGQSIDQQTLTIQQEQIRHWRSAFANDADLLLYGCDVAGGPEGKSFARMLSRLAGVDVAASDDATGNTSENLAAADWDLEFTVGDVRFATLLNRQALSGIREHLGIEIWAAGETTDELMELEIDGQVVDSWFVRDTNANDGTFLPYYYNVDGISPDQIRINFVNDFYDPASGTDRNLRVDKIVVDGITYETEAPSVYSTGTWQPDTGVTPGNRQSEYLTNNGYFQFASDGGGTSTITTIEIDAFGETGDEAMQLIVKDEVVWTYLNVPTGGTTYSYDYYGDVTPGDVRVAFIGAVYQPEFGYDQNLRVDRIRIDGESFESESASTYSTGTYVNGQGIIPGNWRSDILHDNGYFQYDYVGGNPGNGEQGSFALGTGGESVDESNGSVTVTIERIGGTDGTATIEYFTADDTAIAGQDYAAVSGQLTFFTGETSKQVTIPIYDDGQAESTESFSIRLNNPNGAGLLAPRTAVIQILDDDSNLPLYASFDSANGLDLNGNAVVTGGSLQLTAATAQQRGSAYYTAAIPISEGTSFQTSFTARFTGGQGSAGGEGLAFVIQNSPAGTSAQNIGNYSGGLDYNAVPNSLAVELDTFKNVYETYADEITIVKDGLPVYPLANIQSPYDLNDGTEKYVWVDYNGDSNVLAVYLSETSEKPDFAILKTTVDLAATVGDQAYVGFAGSTGTAFNNTYIDSWTFTLDTPAADPPTYPTGTPTELALYSGLDQPVSLEWSNDGRNLYIAEKPGRVKVVRDGGAVTTVIDIADRVNDFQDRGLIDIAVHPDFQSNGYLYLLYTVDPPEVYDNVGNIYAGPDGQGNRAGQLIRVTLDASTGFTSVVPGSEVTLLGSQSTWNNFNAFTDSTLNFGEPPAGQNPDGSYINDFINSDSRSHTVGSLEFGTDGNLFVSIGDGASFNQTDVRAFRVQDPDSLSGKVLRIDPYTGQGLSDNPFYNGNPDDNRSKVYQLGLRNPWRLAVDPDTGRLFIGETGLSNFEEINTGDPGTNFGWPAYEGGQGTNRPTPTYQNLAQSQAIYSSVYATPALIAIPHGTGPNVVVVGDVATELVYGPQYDGDLFYNDFGRGIVSHADVSADGTLLGSSVFATGAEWITDIKQGVDGKLYYADLVNGVVGRWEIA; this is encoded by the coding sequence ATGCCCCGCCGCTCACGCCGTCAGAGTTTCCGTCCAGGAAGCGGTCCGTCCCGCTGGTCCCTCGCCTCTTTGGAACCACGATTGATGTTGGCCGCCGACGCGGGCGTCGCCGCTGCGGCACCAATCTCCGGCTCAGTAGCCGTGGAAACAGTGGCCAACAAAGTCGACGCGACGTCGCGAAGTAGCTGCGAACACCTCGTGTTGATCGATAGCGAGATCACCGATCTTTCCCAATGGGAATCGGCGCTGCCCGAGACGGCTGAGATAGCTGTGCTGCAACCGGGCGCAGATCCGATTGATCAGATCAGCCAAATTCTTTCCCAACGCCGCGACATCCGATCGCTGCATGTCATTAGCCATGGAAGTGTCGGACAAGTTCGATTGGCCGGCCAGTCCATCGATCAACAGACCCTCACGATCCAGCAAGAACAGATTCGCCACTGGCGTTCTGCGTTTGCGAACGATGCCGACCTGTTGCTTTACGGATGCGACGTGGCTGGTGGACCCGAAGGGAAATCGTTCGCGCGGATGCTGTCACGGTTGGCCGGTGTCGATGTCGCAGCTTCCGACGATGCGACAGGCAACACGAGCGAGAATTTGGCGGCGGCCGATTGGGACCTCGAGTTCACCGTCGGCGACGTTCGTTTTGCCACCTTGTTGAACCGACAGGCGTTGTCCGGAATCCGCGAGCACCTTGGGATCGAAATTTGGGCCGCCGGCGAAACCACCGATGAACTGATGGAACTGGAGATCGATGGTCAAGTCGTCGACAGTTGGTTCGTCCGGGACACCAACGCCAATGACGGCACCTTCCTGCCGTACTACTACAACGTTGACGGAATTTCACCCGATCAAATTCGAATCAACTTTGTTAACGACTTCTATGATCCCGCCTCGGGAACCGACCGCAACTTACGTGTCGACAAAATCGTGGTTGACGGGATCACTTACGAGACCGAAGCCCCCAGTGTTTATTCGACGGGGACTTGGCAGCCTGACACCGGCGTGACGCCCGGCAATCGACAAAGCGAGTACCTGACGAATAACGGGTATTTCCAATTCGCGTCCGACGGTGGCGGCACGTCCACGATCACCACGATTGAAATCGACGCCTTCGGTGAAACAGGCGACGAAGCGATGCAGTTGATTGTCAAAGACGAAGTCGTTTGGACGTACTTGAACGTGCCGACCGGCGGCACCACTTACAGCTACGACTATTACGGTGATGTCACGCCCGGCGACGTTCGTGTGGCCTTCATCGGTGCAGTCTATCAGCCCGAATTTGGCTATGACCAGAACTTACGAGTTGATCGCATTCGCATCGACGGTGAATCATTCGAATCAGAATCGGCATCCACTTACAGCACTGGCACCTACGTCAACGGCCAGGGAATCATTCCCGGCAACTGGCGCAGCGACATCCTTCATGACAACGGCTATTTCCAGTACGACTACGTTGGTGGAAATCCGGGAAATGGTGAACAAGGCAGTTTTGCACTTGGTACCGGTGGCGAATCCGTCGACGAATCCAATGGCAGCGTCACCGTCACCATCGAACGAATCGGAGGTACCGACGGGACAGCGACCATCGAGTACTTCACCGCCGATGACACCGCAATTGCCGGCCAAGATTATGCCGCCGTGTCAGGTCAGTTGACATTCTTCACCGGGGAAACCAGCAAGCAGGTCACGATCCCGATTTACGACGATGGCCAAGCGGAATCGACCGAATCCTTCAGCATCCGGCTGAACAATCCGAACGGCGCGGGCCTGCTGGCACCGAGAACCGCAGTCATCCAGATCTTGGACGATGATTCCAACCTGCCACTCTATGCCTCCTTCGATTCCGCAAACGGGCTGGACTTGAACGGAAACGCCGTGGTCACCGGCGGCAGTCTGCAGTTGACCGCGGCAACTGCACAACAACGGGGCAGTGCGTACTACACGGCGGCCATCCCGATCAGTGAAGGCACATCATTCCAAACTTCCTTCACGGCAAGATTCACCGGTGGACAAGGTTCCGCCGGGGGCGAAGGCCTGGCGTTTGTCATCCAGAATTCGCCTGCGGGCACCTCCGCCCAAAACATCGGCAACTACTCCGGCGGGTTGGACTACAACGCTGTCCCCAACAGCTTGGCGGTTGAACTTGATACGTTCAAAAATGTTTACGAGACCTACGCCGATGAAATCACCATCGTCAAAGATGGATTGCCGGTCTATCCGCTTGCCAACATTCAATCCCCCTATGATTTGAATGATGGCACCGAGAAATACGTGTGGGTCGACTACAACGGCGACAGTAACGTGCTGGCGGTCTATCTGTCAGAGACATCCGAAAAGCCCGACTTTGCAATCCTTAAAACAACCGTCGATCTAGCCGCAACCGTGGGCGATCAAGCATACGTTGGGTTCGCCGGATCGACCGGTACGGCATTCAACAACACCTACATTGATTCTTGGACCTTCACCCTGGATACGCCCGCGGCCGATCCACCGACCTATCCGACCGGGACACCGACCGAGCTTGCACTGTATTCAGGACTGGACCAACCGGTTTCTCTGGAATGGTCGAACGATGGTCGCAATCTTTACATTGCCGAGAAACCGGGGCGTGTCAAAGTGGTTCGCGACGGGGGCGCGGTGACCACCGTCATCGACATCGCCGATCGCGTTAATGATTTTCAAGACCGCGGGCTGATTGACATCGCCGTGCATCCGGATTTTCAATCCAACGGATATCTCTACCTGCTGTACACCGTGGACCCGCCCGAAGTCTACGATAACGTCGGAAACATCTATGCCGGCCCCGACGGCCAGGGCAATCGCGCCGGTCAACTGATCCGCGTCACCTTGGACGCATCGACAGGATTCACATCGGTGGTTCCCGGCAGCGAAGTCACGCTTCTGGGCAGCCAAAGCACTTGGAACAACTTCAACGCGTTCACCGACAGCACACTGAACTTTGGTGAACCCCCGGCCGGCCAGAATCCGGACGGCAGTTACATCAATGACTTCATCAACAGCGACAGCCGCAGCCATACGGTTGGTTCGTTGGAGTTCGGCACCGACGGCAATTTGTTCGTGTCGATTGGTGACGGCGCCAGTTTCAACCAAACCGACGTTCGCGCATTCCGCGTCCAAGACCCCGACAGTCTTTCGGGCAAAGTACTGCGGATTGATCCCTACACAGGGCAAGGCCTATCGGATAATCCGTTCTACAACGGAAACCCTGACGACAACCGCAGCAAGGTCTATCAACTCGGCTTGCGAAACCCGTGGCGGCTAGCCGTCGATCCGGATACCGGACGACTGTTCATCGGCGAAACAGGACTCAGTAACTTCGAAGAGATCAACACCGGGGACCCGGGCACCAACTTCGGCTGGCCCGCTTACGAAGGCGGCCAAGGCACCAATCGTCCGACACCGACCTATCAAAATCTGGCCCAGTCACAAGCAATCTACAGCAGCGTCTATGCGACGCCGGCACTGATTGCAATTCCACACGGCACCGGCCCCAATGTTGTGGTCGTGGGCGATGTAGCGACGGAACTGGTTTATGGTCCGCAGTATGACGGCGATCTTTTCTACAATGACTTTGGTCGCGGCATCGTCAGCCACGCGGACGTTTCCGCCGACGGCACCCTGCTGGGCAGCAGCGTGTTCGCCACCGGTGCCGAGTGGATCACCGACATCAAACAAGGCGTCGACGGCAAACTGTATTACGCCGATTTGGTCAACGGTGTCGTCGGACGCTGGGAAATCGCCTGA
- a CDS encoding glycosyltransferase family 2 protein yields the protein MKRPLISIVTPSFNQAEFLEQTIRSVLSQAGRGSRFDLQYFVIDGGSTDHTVDVIGRYESELAGWCSEPDRGQTHAINKGFQRCDGDLLAYINSDDYYLPGAFEAVVDAWEADPRRDFIFGTCHHVDEAGELIRPQTATITSFAEMLDLWQHWLRYFDNRNFVQPEVFWTRRLSRQLGGFDESRHYAMDFDYWLRGFDAGMRIHHIDQPLSAFRIHGAQKTSQIDQTRLELMAIVDPYLQRPDPRIDSQDRERMIALNAMERAMILQREESATIKFRKLAKLATGHPVLLQQRSYWRHLRRTGKRLVRWPAQRRAA from the coding sequence ATGAAGCGGCCCTTGATCAGCATCGTGACGCCGTCGTTCAATCAGGCAGAATTTCTGGAACAAACCATTCGCAGCGTTTTGTCCCAGGCCGGACGCGGCAGCCGGTTCGACTTGCAGTACTTCGTCATTGATGGCGGCAGCACTGACCACACCGTCGATGTCATTGGCCGGTACGAAAGCGAACTTGCCGGTTGGTGCAGTGAACCGGATCGTGGACAAACGCACGCGATCAACAAGGGGTTCCAGCGTTGTGACGGCGATCTGTTGGCGTACATCAACAGCGACGATTATTACCTGCCCGGTGCTTTCGAAGCGGTCGTGGATGCTTGGGAAGCCGATCCACGGCGTGATTTCATCTTCGGCACCTGCCATCATGTCGACGAAGCGGGGGAATTGATTCGTCCGCAAACCGCCACCATCACAAGCTTTGCGGAAATGCTGGATCTTTGGCAGCATTGGCTCCGCTATTTCGACAATCGCAACTTCGTCCAGCCCGAAGTTTTTTGGACGCGACGACTGTCCCGGCAACTGGGCGGATTTGACGAGTCGCGACACTATGCGATGGATTTCGACTACTGGCTTCGCGGCTTTGACGCCGGCATGCGGATTCACCATATCGATCAACCGCTGTCGGCATTTCGCATCCACGGTGCCCAAAAAACATCGCAGATCGATCAGACCCGATTGGAACTGATGGCGATTGTCGACCCGTATTTACAGCGTCCCGATCCGCGGATCGATTCTCAGGATCGGGAACGTATGATCGCGCTCAACGCGATGGAACGGGCCATGATTCTGCAGCGTGAGGAAAGTGCGACGATCAAGTTTCGGAAGTTGGCAAAATTGGCCACGGGACATCCTGTTCTGTTGCAGCAGCGTTCCTATTGGCGTCATCTGCGACGTACCGGCAAACGTTTGGTTCGCTGGCCCGCCCAACGCCGCGCCGCATAA
- a CDS encoding sulfotransferase family protein has protein sequence MLETSDTHSNGGSTVGTCPLALIASQPRAGSTLLQTMLGKHPDVVSAGETWLLLPLVYALESRTHGHPMPFDGELADQAVDDFAKSMLPGGRRSIERAMATMVNGIFDQARNAAGQKMLVDKTPRYYRIIDEILRILDDVRMVLLIRNPLAVFSSILDTWIRGNWPYIAVHRDDLLMAPVHLAVASECGDRRLRTVRYEDLTADPDSVLADLQRFLGLQLTGGLADYGEATHRRFGDPKGIGLHRCANAQSIDKWVCRAGQDPVHWRMLDDYRQMLGSELLQRLGYDDRQLADQLAQVRPKAVGLVPPLTTFLRRPVKSKMRRSIKSRIRLAQAISQRPTTPLTKSA, from the coding sequence ATGCTGGAAACGAGCGATACTCATTCAAATGGCGGATCAACGGTGGGGACTTGCCCGCTTGCCTTGATTGCATCGCAGCCACGTGCCGGATCGACGCTATTGCAAACGATGCTTGGCAAGCACCCCGACGTCGTCTCGGCGGGTGAAACCTGGTTGCTGCTGCCGCTCGTGTATGCGTTGGAATCCCGCACGCACGGTCACCCCATGCCGTTTGACGGGGAACTGGCCGATCAGGCGGTCGATGACTTTGCCAAGTCAATGTTGCCCGGCGGGCGACGCAGCATCGAGCGGGCGATGGCGACGATGGTCAATGGGATTTTTGATCAGGCTCGAAACGCGGCGGGTCAAAAGATGTTGGTCGATAAGACGCCACGCTATTACCGGATCATCGATGAGATTTTGCGAATTCTTGACGACGTGCGGATGGTCCTGCTGATTCGCAACCCGTTGGCCGTTTTCTCATCCATACTGGATACTTGGATCCGCGGTAACTGGCCCTACATCGCAGTTCACCGCGACGATCTACTGATGGCTCCGGTGCATCTGGCTGTAGCGTCGGAGTGTGGCGATCGGCGTTTGCGGACCGTTCGCTACGAAGACCTGACGGCTGACCCCGATTCGGTGTTGGCGGATTTGCAGCGGTTTCTGGGGCTCCAATTGACCGGAGGATTGGCGGACTATGGCGAAGCGACACATCGGCGTTTCGGCGATCCAAAGGGGATCGGACTGCATCGGTGTGCCAACGCACAGTCGATCGACAAATGGGTTTGTCGCGCCGGTCAGGACCCGGTGCATTGGCGGATGCTTGACGACTACCGTCAGATGCTTGGCAGCGAATTGCTGCAGCGATTGGGATATGACGACCGCCAGCTGGCCGACCAGTTGGCACAAGTTCGCCCCAAGGCGGTCGGTCTCGTGCCTCCCTTGACCACGTTTCTGCGACGTCCGGTGAAATCGAAAATGCGACGATCCATCAAGTCGCGAATTCGTTTGGCTCAGGCGATTTCCCAGCGTCCGACGACACCGTTGACCAAATCGGCGTAA
- a CDS encoding glycosyltransferase family 2 protein produces MRSSCLINCHNYVDYVGEAIDSALAQSKPFNEVIVVDDGSSDGSVDRIRKDYGGHAKVRLIAKPQAGQLSCFHVGLAESRGDLLFFLDADDRYAPEMLQRVTDLYRRRPEIGFVSTGYRRFGAIEGWHPPASGSRRRGISVASAALHRCWIGNPTSCLSMRRTMAQKVLPYPDESDWQTRADDVLVLGSSIMGADKYHLELPLVEYRIHDRNHFAGKRLDAVGKMRYALCVERMVNWYLRAARVNRDSIAYLLHREFRTCERPSSKELRSYLRMLGRGRLPWSTRLDYALNMVLHYAKEYRRRKATPPAVEPDLAVTEAPRHANATGTSQSNVKAA; encoded by the coding sequence ATGCGTTCCTCCTGTCTGATCAACTGCCACAACTACGTCGACTATGTCGGTGAAGCGATCGATAGTGCGCTGGCACAGTCGAAACCGTTTAACGAAGTGATCGTGGTCGACGACGGATCATCGGATGGTTCAGTGGATCGCATCCGTAAGGACTATGGCGGCCATGCCAAGGTGCGTTTGATTGCCAAACCTCAGGCCGGTCAGCTGTCGTGTTTTCACGTCGGATTGGCCGAATCTCGAGGCGATTTGTTGTTCTTTTTGGACGCCGACGATCGCTATGCCCCGGAAATGCTGCAGCGGGTGACGGATCTGTATCGGCGGCGGCCCGAAATCGGTTTCGTCAGTACGGGGTACCGGCGGTTTGGTGCGATCGAAGGCTGGCATCCGCCCGCATCGGGATCTCGTCGACGTGGCATCAGTGTTGCATCGGCGGCCCTGCATCGCTGTTGGATCGGAAACCCGACGTCGTGTCTGTCGATGCGCCGAACGATGGCCCAAAAAGTACTGCCCTATCCCGACGAATCGGATTGGCAGACGCGTGCCGATGACGTTTTGGTGCTGGGGTCGTCCATCATGGGGGCCGACAAGTATCACCTGGAATTGCCGCTGGTCGAATATCGCATTCATGACCGCAATCACTTTGCCGGAAAGCGACTGGATGCGGTCGGAAAAATGCGATACGCCCTTTGCGTGGAACGAATGGTGAATTGGTACTTGCGTGCCGCGAGGGTGAATCGCGACAGCATCGCGTACCTGCTGCATCGAGAGTTCCGCACCTGCGAACGTCCGTCTTCAAAAGAACTGCGGAGCTACCTGCGGATGCTGGGCCGCGGTCGCCTGCCCTGGTCCACACGCTTGGATTACGCCCTGAACATGGTGTTGCATTACGCCAAAGAATATCGGCGTCGCAAAGCCACACCGCCGGCGGTCGAACCCGACTTGGCGGTGACCGAAGCACCTCGCCACGCAAACGCGACAGGCACTTCCCAATCGAACGTCAAGGCGGCCTGA
- a CDS encoding glycosyltransferase, translating to MTHHPTRITVMMPNYNNARYVSQAIASVMRQTWQSWELLIVDDASTDDSVDMIRAVGDPRIRLVINSRNEGISAVRNRLLDLASGDHVTSLDSDDVFYGDDKLEREVAVLSQPSWGRPQVAFSDVMLIDESGNDLALVSEQQPLREGPLFHGMLRRSVFIPRDYLVNTDVARSVGGFDTTLKIYEDWDFKLRLARRANFCFSGVTGIGYRRHGNGLSSASSCQHVKVQSQIQMRYSGLAVKLDSKGRVMDRKAA from the coding sequence ATGACGCATCATCCCACACGGATCACCGTGATGATGCCCAACTACAACAACGCAAGGTACGTCAGTCAGGCCATCGCATCGGTGATGCGCCAGACCTGGCAATCGTGGGAATTGTTGATCGTCGATGATGCGTCAACCGACGATTCCGTTGACATGATCCGGGCCGTTGGTGACCCGCGGATTCGTTTGGTGATCAATTCACGAAATGAAGGGATCAGTGCCGTTCGCAACCGGTTGCTGGATCTTGCAAGTGGTGATCATGTCACTTCGTTGGACAGCGACGATGTCTTCTACGGTGACGACAAGTTGGAGCGCGAAGTCGCGGTGCTGAGCCAGCCATCGTGGGGGCGTCCCCAAGTCGCCTTTTCCGACGTGATGTTGATTGATGAATCCGGAAACGATCTGGCGTTGGTCAGTGAACAACAGCCGTTGCGTGAAGGCCCCCTTTTCCATGGCATGTTGCGTCGGTCCGTGTTCATCCCACGCGACTATCTGGTGAATACCGATGTTGCCCGATCGGTCGGCGGTTTCGATACGACGCTGAAGATCTACGAAGATTGGGATTTCAAGTTGCGATTGGCCCGCCGCGCGAATTTTTGCTTTAGCGGGGTAACCGGGATCGGTTATCGCCGACACGGAAACGGCCTTTCCAGTGCGTCTTCGTGCCAGCATGTGAAAGTTCAATCACAGATTCAAATGCGTTACAGCGGCTTGGCCGTCAAATTGGATTCGAAGGGACGAGTGATGGATCGAAAGGCCGCGTGA
- a CDS encoding O-fucosyltransferase family protein, which produces MILIGKRPGRLGNGLNLFAHFIAFSVQHDCPLANPAFFEYAHLFEGTYRSGLACRFPAKPASMVPAPWVRNVSYRGLHVVLASLNDTGMVRWPLRIHSIDLTKDCDLESDDFLRRVREGNLVVRGYRFRCPNLVRRHINVIRDFFRPIEIYRRQIDASLQVARDGCDVLIGTHIRQTDYQKFMNGDWFYPVARYHAWMRDLANQFPGQRVRFLVCSDGKLSADDFPDVDVTINRGSPVVDMYSLAGCDYLIGPPSSFSGWASMYGDVPLRVLHPHDRHIGRNEFRVSGDVDFAPTTAAA; this is translated from the coding sequence ATGATTCTGATCGGTAAACGACCCGGCCGGCTGGGGAACGGGCTGAATCTGTTCGCCCACTTCATCGCCTTTTCGGTGCAGCACGATTGCCCGTTGGCCAATCCGGCGTTCTTCGAGTACGCCCATCTATTCGAAGGGACTTATCGCAGCGGATTGGCGTGTCGCTTTCCCGCCAAACCGGCGTCGATGGTTCCCGCGCCATGGGTGCGAAACGTTTCCTATCGCGGGCTGCATGTCGTTTTGGCGTCACTGAATGACACCGGCATGGTTCGGTGGCCATTGCGGATCCATTCGATCGATTTGACGAAAGACTGCGATCTGGAATCCGACGACTTCTTACGTCGTGTTCGCGAAGGCAACTTGGTCGTCCGCGGTTATCGTTTCCGCTGTCCGAATCTGGTCCGGCGTCATATCAACGTGATCCGCGACTTCTTTCGGCCCATTGAAATCTATCGGCGTCAAATCGACGCTTCATTGCAGGTCGCTCGAGACGGATGCGACGTGCTGATCGGGACGCACATCCGGCAGACCGATTATCAAAAGTTCATGAACGGCGATTGGTTTTACCCCGTCGCTCGGTACCACGCTTGGATGCGTGATCTGGCGAATCAATTTCCCGGCCAGCGTGTTCGTTTTCTGGTGTGCAGCGACGGCAAGCTGTCGGCGGACGACTTTCCCGATGTGGACGTCACGATCAATCGTGGCAGCCCCGTCGTGGACATGTACAGCTTGGCCGGATGTGACTATCTGATCGGCCCGCCCAGTTCTTTTTCGGGCTGGGCGTCGATGTATGGCGACGTGCCGCTGCGAGTGCTGCATCCGCACGACCGGCACATCGGTCGGAACGAATTTCGTGTCTCCGGCGACGTGGATTTTGCGCCCACGACCGCAGCCGCCTGA
- a CDS encoding glycosyltransferase family 4 protein produces MSRLKILAVIPHLIRPSEVWMYRQLQVFRHQDLHIIAGHRHRHEQFDLTGIPITTVPESMNSPLRGLRRHWDRIRFPGMQGTRYGQHQRQWFREQVCRIRPDAIHCQYGTVGLSTLDAVAGLNIPVFVQFNGDGLSCLVHRRRGRERMVRSIGNFAGLITVARYQQQWLLRRGATPEHVALIPYGAPLEPDATSIRPQRSNCQFLAVGRLCEMKSPLNLIRAFALCQSLHPASRLTIIGDGPMRGETENLIQRLGLKDHVTLQGVQPAEVVRRQMLQADVFVQHSVTAANGMMEGWPVAIGEAMSRGLPVVATRHAGICEQVTQDVNGYLCDEFDWSDMGRCMADLAGNAMKRQTFGRQALRLSLDARVQTHTQLDFIRKRLGVSRQSQRPSTLQQAA; encoded by the coding sequence GTGTCACGACTAAAAATTTTGGCGGTCATCCCCCATTTGATCCGGCCCAGCGAAGTTTGGATGTATCGCCAATTGCAGGTCTTTCGCCACCAAGATTTGCACATCATTGCCGGGCATCGACATCGGCACGAACAATTCGATCTGACCGGGATCCCGATCACAACGGTGCCCGAATCGATGAACAGCCCGCTGCGTGGATTACGCCGGCATTGGGACCGGATTCGATTTCCCGGCATGCAAGGCACACGATACGGTCAGCATCAACGGCAATGGTTTCGGGAACAGGTCTGCCGCATTCGACCGGATGCCATTCATTGCCAATACGGAACGGTGGGGCTTTCAACGCTGGACGCTGTCGCCGGACTGAACATCCCTGTCTTTGTCCAATTCAACGGCGACGGACTATCTTGTTTAGTCCATCGACGACGCGGACGCGAACGAATGGTGCGGTCCATCGGCAACTTTGCGGGATTGATCACGGTTGCCCGATATCAACAACAATGGCTGCTGCGTCGCGGGGCCACCCCCGAACATGTCGCCTTGATTCCTTATGGCGCACCTTTAGAACCCGACGCGACGTCGATTCGTCCCCAACGATCGAACTGTCAGTTTCTGGCGGTCGGTCGTTTGTGCGAAATGAAGTCGCCGCTGAACTTGATCCGTGCTTTTGCTTTATGCCAAAGCCTGCACCCGGCCAGCCGATTGACCATCATCGGCGATGGACCAATGCGTGGTGAGACCGAAAACCTCATTCAGCGTCTGGGTTTGAAAGATCACGTCACGTTGCAGGGCGTCCAACCGGCCGAGGTCGTTCGACGCCAGATGTTGCAAGCGGACGTGTTTGTTCAGCACAGTGTGACGGCAGCCAACGGAATGATGGAAGGATGGCCCGTCGCCATCGGCGAAGCAATGTCACGCGGATTGCCGGTCGTCGCCACACGACATGCGGGGATTTGCGAACAAGTGACCCAAGACGTCAATGGATATCTGTGCGACGAATTCGATTGGTCGGACATGGGACGCTGTATGGCCGACCTGGCCGGCAATGCGATGAAACGCCAGACCTTCGGACGCCAAGCCCTGCGTCTGTCGCTGGATGCTCGCGTCCAAACGCACACTCAGCTGGACTTCATCCGCAAACGTCTGGGTGTCTCCCGTCAATCCCAGCGTCCATCCACACTACAACAAGCGGCGTGA